TTCTTCCCCTTCCATCTTGGTTCCATTACAGCTTCCAATGGTAAGACCAAACTAAAACAAAAATTACAGATAGTTATCAAATACTTACTACTACAAATTTTAAAAGACAAAACAGAATTGTACATCAATCAAACACAAGCAGTAGGTGAAACCTTCACAATTTATTATTAAACCCATTACTTATAAAATTTTGATCAGAACTCAGAATCTACTAAGAACATAAAATTGGCATATTAATTTGTTTTAAAGAGACAATCTGTCAAGTAGTTTATGTGCAAGAATATAAGCTTGAGCAGTTTAAGTTTTGAGTCTTGCTTTCTGGAACTGGGATGCATACACAAAGCTTCATGATTTCGTAAAACATGGCGCATTAGTTAGCCATTCATAATCCCCTCATCAGGCATACTAACGATAAGCTCTATATCTATATGCTCGATGATGACACAGACCGGTGATGCTCTTTATTCTGACATAGGAATTTAGCAGAGGTTGTTAATTACAATACAGGACACGGGAGAATATCAAAAGATGACTCGGAAGAGTGCTTGAGCTCTATGTTATCTAGAGCATGAGATTTATCAGTATGTAGATCTGAAATCAAGGTTAACTATGTACAAACATTAACAATCAGATTTATATTTTTCAATCAAAAATTGCACTTCCATGGAGAATATAGATTTAGCGAGAGACAGGGAAATTACCTACTAAAGAGAGAACAGAGAGGACCTTCTTCCATTGAGTCTGTAGATTGGAGAACAGCACCAACACAAGCACTCTAGTTTCTATGGTGGAAGCATACTAGGAATTATGGTTCTTCTGGTTTTTCTTTGGGTTTAAGAAGAGAAAGAATTATTTACATAAGCATAAAAAAAAGAAAGCAGAGTAAGTAAAAAAGGAATATCAGAGGGAAGGTTTCGATCCTCGGACCTGTGAGTTATGGTCCCACCACGCTTCCGCTGCGCCACTCCCATATTGTTGTTagaagtttgcttaatatttataattaacataaaataaaatgactagtgTAAATAAAAACCGGTTTGGCGCCACTTAGCCGTTTCGCCTCTAAAACTCCCTATCACCATTTCCTACTGCATCCGATAATCAATGAAACAGTCAGCGTAGATTCAAAGTTCTTAATTTGTAGTAGAATTTATTGGGAAACCGTCTATAGGATATGACTAGAAGCCTAACCTTTAGACGAAATGAGAGGTTTTGAGCTGTTTCCTAAACTGGAATGGCCAAACTTAGTTTAAAAAATTGGTCGTTCTAGGGGTTTGGACATAGAGCATTGGATTGACTTAATCCTGTTCCTAACTTCTTTTACTAGAGATAATGTTGATCCCGTAGAATTTAGAGAATTAGCAAATTTAAACATTTTAGTCAGGATCACAAATTGGTCTTGTTATTAAAGTTCTTTTTCTTTTAGCTGCAGGAGACTAGATTCAGTGAAAGATTTGGGTGTTTAATGGCGTCGTTGCACGGTGGTGTTTTGCTAAAGCTATTAGAAGAAATGGAATCTGACGAACAAACAATCGGTAATGAACCACGTAAACCGGCACTTTTACAAGTTCGAAGTATAATTCCTGTGATGGCAGAAGGTGATCTATGGCCAAAACAAGGATTTTATCTGAAAGTAAATGATGCTTCACATGCGATGTATGTTTCCCTTCCTTGCGAACACGATGAAATGATTCTGAATAACAAATTGCAGCTCGGGCACTTCATTCACGTACAAAGATTAGAATCTGCAACGCCAGTTCCGGTACTTGTAGGTTTAAAACTTGTTCCTGGTCGCCACGCTTGTGTTGGCACTCCAGAAGATCGTGTTCCGGCTTCGCTTGGAATTCTCGGCCCATCATTTTCTGATTCAGACTCAAAGTCTGAGAATAATAGCGACGATGTGGTTACGAAACCACCTCCTAAATTGCGTTCGTTGAGTGCGTCTAAAAGCTTGAGTAGTGACCAGAATGTCAGAAAGGGTCTACGGTGTCGTTCAATTCCAGTGGTGCCTCCAAGTAAATGTGTTGTAGAGAATAAGCACGTCGATGTCGTGAAGGCGCTTTCGCAAATTAGCATTACTTGTAGTGATAAAGATAGTGATTCGGATAGTTCTAAGTCATCTGCTTCTTCTAGGCTGAAAACCAGAAGGAGCTGGGATGGTAAACCAGAAGGATTTGGAGAAAAACTGCGATCGCGGGTGGTAAAGCATGAAATAAGAAAACCTCCCACTCCTCGCAGAGCTTGTGTGAGTTTCACATTCAATTTTCCATTTTTAAGCTACAACTCCCTAAAGAATGCTTCTGCTGAACTTTGCTTTATTTTGTACTGCAGCTCTCTCCATATTCTTCTGGACAAAATGATAGCTCGGATGATAATGCGTCAACTTGCTCATCCAGAAGAAGAGTTGTGAATCAAGCTTCAAAAGTTGGTAGAAGCTCCACCAGACAAAGAATCCCTATATCGACTGAAAAACGCGAGAAGAGCTTTAACCAAATTAATCCTTTGAGTCCAGTTAATGACAGAAAATTTAAACAGTCAAGGATTTCATGGGATGCGCTCCCTTCAAACCTGGAGATGCTCGGCAAGGTACTGTGTATATCCGTTAAATTTATAAAATTGTACGTATATTTGTTTTAGAAAAAGTGAAGATGTTCATGAATATTCTGCATTGCGCGTATTGCAGGAGGTCTTACAGCACCGAGATGTGGCATTGCTGGCTG
This is a stretch of genomic DNA from Papaver somniferum cultivar HN1 chromosome 1, ASM357369v1, whole genome shotgun sequence. It encodes these proteins:
- the LOC113313901 gene encoding uncharacterized protein LOC113313901, translating into MASLHGGVLLKLLEEMESDEQTIGNEPRKPALLQVRSIIPVMAEGDLWPKQGFYLKVNDASHAMYVSLPCEHDEMILNNKLQLGHFIHVQRLESATPVPVLVGLKLVPGRHACVGTPEDRVPASLGILGPSFSDSDSKSENNSDDVVTKPPPKLRSLSASKSLSSDQNVRKGLRCRSIPVVPPSKCVVENKHVDVVKALSQISITCSDKDSDSDSSKSSASSRLKTRRSWDGKPEGFGEKLRSRVVKHEIRKPPTPRRACLSPYSSGQNDSSDDNASTCSSRRRVVNQASKVGRSSTRQRIPISTEKREKSFNQINPLSPVNDRKFKQSRISWDALPSNLEMLGKEVLQHRDVALLAAVEALQEASAAERLMQCLSTYSELQLSKDEDPLPVVDKFLDFHNELVNVRLISQSTAKLGPHFTSSDTEPPFSPGSKEAVKLVYERKKRAASWIKAAVGSDLYASPSPIKPITHSLEVTKLAKRSSPTSHSKQKDACSVTKSGEIQVGLAAPTKENSMDWVKGICLCASSDLANSLQGECNKWFLAYIEKFLDEVMCQSAATVSDCQIAGLMCQMKKVNEWLDLFSQKDGSAIEDDEIESCRRIRNKIYSVLLKHVERSAFALESLSTTSQD